Proteins from one Prevotella sp. E2-28 genomic window:
- a CDS encoding alpha/beta hydrolase-fold protein has product MKKTMLMFTLLTCAATVMAQPRTNNDGTVTFKYKNDSAKNVLVDVQFAGRKEMTRGADGTWTVTLGPADPDMYPYCFIVDGISVMDPENPQYFPNEGFKNSLLEIPAKESPLPHDILEVSHGRVEYVHYYSKSLGATNNAVVYLPPSYMMDQQKKYPVFYLISGTTDTEEVYYKVGRVNYILDNLLAEDKAKEMIVVMPYGNPSKLKLPDAPTTVPGATTKERSEALAAQMRFGGDVFSQDLINDLMPYIENNYRTKNDRDSRAIGGFSRGGNQALFNGLTNLDKFSYLCSYSSFTSTDIPDVYDKAADTNKKIHLFWLGVGTDDFLYGNARDYMQFLDDKGIKSVKEFTTDKFGHTWMNAKYFLYKTLPLLFNKKAAEAAMKAGQPAPAKTGQEQQFTPGVMARLFPRPIISPEYTPEGITFRFKAPEAKKVLLDCEMLPDYITLERDSDGVWSTTLKDYIFETFKYCFVVDGTPVCDPSNMYLSPDKGFKYSIADNPHSPFNFASQGEIEHGRVSYDIERNEAWYTSPMPRNAMTMPVFIQLVPGEGDTMESWFKIGGADAIADRLIADKKTKPCIITTSALEFMQGGQQMPGFRLNIRTLRADDYPTWTQRRRALAKLLMDIGREQQQQFPGIGGGRPGGFGGGRPGGFGGGGFGGGQFGGPQ; this is encoded by the coding sequence ATGAAAAAGACAATGCTTATGTTTACGCTCCTGACCTGTGCAGCAACGGTCATGGCGCAACCCCGTACGAATAACGACGGGACTGTGACTTTTAAATACAAGAACGACTCAGCAAAGAATGTGCTAGTCGATGTGCAGTTTGCTGGTCGCAAGGAGATGACACGCGGTGCTGATGGCACATGGACGGTAACGCTAGGTCCTGCCGATCCCGATATGTATCCTTATTGCTTTATCGTGGATGGCATCAGCGTGATGGACCCCGAGAACCCACAGTACTTCCCCAACGAAGGCTTTAAGAACAGCCTGTTGGAGATCCCTGCCAAGGAGAGTCCGCTGCCTCACGACATCCTTGAGGTTTCTCATGGCCGTGTGGAATATGTACACTACTACTCAAAGAGTCTGGGCGCAACAAATAATGCCGTAGTCTATCTGCCACCAAGCTATATGATGGACCAGCAGAAGAAATACCCCGTCTTCTACCTGATTAGCGGTACGACGGATACTGAGGAGGTCTATTACAAGGTTGGACGCGTAAACTACATTTTGGACAACCTGCTGGCCGAGGACAAAGCCAAGGAGATGATTGTGGTGATGCCATACGGCAACCCATCGAAGTTAAAGCTTCCCGATGCGCCTACTACCGTTCCTGGCGCAACAACCAAGGAGCGTTCAGAGGCTTTAGCAGCTCAGATGCGCTTTGGTGGTGACGTATTTAGCCAGGATCTGATTAACGACTTGATGCCGTATATTGAGAACAACTATCGTACCAAGAACGACCGCGACAGTCGTGCCATTGGTGGTTTCTCACGTGGTGGTAATCAGGCTTTGTTCAATGGTCTGACCAATCTGGATAAGTTCTCTTATCTCTGTTCTTACAGTTCGTTTACATCAACTGATATCCCCGATGTCTATGATAAGGCTGCTGATACCAACAAGAAGATTCACTTGTTCTGGCTGGGTGTAGGTACGGATGATTTCCTCTATGGCAATGCACGCGACTATATGCAGTTCTTGGATGATAAAGGCATCAAGAGCGTAAAGGAATTTACAACAGACAAGTTCGGTCATACCTGGATGAACGCCAAGTATTTCCTCTATAAGACCCTGCCCCTGCTGTTCAACAAGAAAGCTGCCGAGGCTGCCATGAAGGCTGGACAGCCCGCTCCCGCAAAGACTGGTCAGGAGCAGCAGTTCACACCTGGTGTGATGGCTCGCTTGTTCCCCCGTCCCATCATCTCACCTGAATATACGCCAGAGGGTATCACCTTCCGCTTTAAAGCTCCAGAGGCAAAGAAAGTGCTGCTGGATTGCGAGATGCTGCCCGACTATATCACCTTGGAGCGCGACTCTGACGGTGTATGGAGCACCACGCTCAAGGATTATATCTTTGAGACCTTCAAATACTGCTTCGTAGTGGATGGCACACCCGTCTGTGACCCCAGCAATATGTATCTGTCGCCCGACAAAGGCTTTAAGTACAGTATTGCCGACAACCCACATTCTCCGTTTAACTTTGCCTCACAGGGAGAGATTGAGCACGGACGCGTGTCATACGATATTGAGCGTAATGAGGCTTGGTACACCTCGCCCATGCCACGTAATGCCATGACAATGCCTGTCTTTATCCAGTTGGTACCTGGAGAGGGCGACACCATGGAGAGTTGGTTTAAGATTGGCGGTGCCGACGCTATTGCCGACAGACTCATTGCCGACAAGAAGACAAAGCCATGTATCATCACTACCAGCGCCCTCGAATTCATGCAGGGAGGTCAACAGATGCCAGGCTTTAGACTCAACATACGCACACTGCGTGCTGACGACTATCCTACATGGACACAGCGTCGTCGCGCACTTGCTAAACTGCTGATGGATATCGGCCGTGAACAGCAACAGCAATTCCCAGGCATCGGCGGTGGCAGACCTGGTGGCTTCGGTGGAGGCAGACCTGGAGGTTTCGGAGGCGGTGGCTTCGGTGGAGGCCAATTCGGTGGTCCCCAATAA
- a CDS encoding glycoside hydrolase family 3 C-terminal domain-containing protein: MKTKVVMAALCAVAIQNVSAQTQYPWQDTKLPRTQRVENLLGMLTPEEKVGLMMNKSISIDRLGIPSYNWWSEACHGVRQGDYTVYPQPIGMAAAFNAKLVYDVFSQVSDEARANWNRSDHSVKHVGMGETYYPGNPELTFWCPNVNIFRDPRWGRGQETCGEDPYMNAVLGVQTVLGMQGNNDQYIKTHACAKHYAVHSGPEPLRHSMNVEPTNRDLWETYLPAFKALVKKGNVREVMCAYQRFEGKPCCSSDRLLIDILRNKWGYDGLVVTDCDAINNFFNRGQHETHKDPLSATVDAVLNGTDLECGKVMMNLTDGLQKGLIKESDLDNHLRKTLMGRFELGMFDPAEMLPWANLPASTISCEKHDQLATQAARESMVLLHNSGILPLSKSIKTLAVLGPNADDVELLNGNYGGTPTKEHQHSLLEGIKNALPNTKIIYDKACELNDEYTTVHHLQEFNDGKGVKVEFWNDRNTNFENPVKTGYYKELNFSTFGAWGFAEGITNDNLAVRISGTYKATFTGEMKYNLSTDNGYVLIVNGDTIETAKGGGRRGFGFGRRGVEYKSFNVEKGKDYNVVIEYRRGTGNFAMLRGDICERKLADFTDLAKEVSVADAIIIIGGISARMEGEGGDKQDIELPKVQQMLVRAMHKTGKPVIFVNCSGSAIAFGSVEGEYDALLQAWYPGQGGAKALAEVLLGDYNPGGKLPVTFYRSTQDLPDFMDYSMKNRTYRYFTGVPQYAFGYGLSYTTFAIGKAKISGKSGKSGKVGKPLCTITVPVTNTGKREGTETVQVYVKRLDDAGAPIKALKGFEKLSLKPGETKKAVIALDGEAFEYYDEMIDELAVKPGRYQILYGTSSLDKDLQAFDFTVK, encoded by the coding sequence ATGAAAACTAAAGTTGTGATGGCTGCTTTATGCGCCGTAGCTATTCAAAACGTCAGTGCACAAACGCAATATCCCTGGCAGGACACTAAGCTACCGAGGACCCAACGCGTAGAGAACCTACTGGGAATGCTGACACCCGAGGAAAAGGTAGGACTCATGATGAACAAGAGCATCTCCATCGATAGACTGGGTATCCCGTCGTACAACTGGTGGAGTGAGGCTTGTCATGGTGTGCGCCAAGGTGACTACACCGTATATCCACAGCCCATCGGTATGGCAGCAGCCTTCAATGCAAAACTGGTGTATGACGTCTTCTCACAGGTGAGTGACGAGGCACGCGCCAACTGGAACCGCTCTGACCACAGCGTGAAGCATGTGGGCATGGGCGAGACTTACTATCCTGGTAATCCCGAACTTACTTTCTGGTGTCCTAACGTAAACATCTTCCGTGACCCCCGTTGGGGACGCGGTCAGGAGACCTGTGGTGAGGACCCCTATATGAATGCCGTGCTGGGCGTACAGACCGTGCTAGGTATGCAGGGCAACAACGACCAGTATATCAAGACCCATGCTTGTGCTAAGCACTATGCCGTACACAGCGGACCAGAGCCTCTGCGCCACTCCATGAACGTAGAGCCCACGAACCGCGACCTCTGGGAAACCTATCTGCCTGCCTTTAAGGCCTTAGTGAAGAAAGGAAACGTGAGGGAGGTGATGTGTGCCTATCAGCGTTTTGAAGGCAAGCCCTGCTGCTCAAGTGACCGTCTGCTCATTGATATCCTGCGCAACAAGTGGGGTTACGACGGACTGGTAGTGACCGACTGTGACGCTATCAACAACTTCTTCAATCGCGGTCAGCACGAGACCCACAAGGACCCACTGTCAGCTACGGTTGATGCCGTGCTCAACGGTACCGACCTGGAGTGTGGAAAGGTGATGATGAATCTCACCGATGGTTTGCAGAAAGGACTCATCAAAGAGAGCGACCTTGACAATCACCTGCGTAAGACCCTGATGGGGCGCTTCGAACTGGGTATGTTCGACCCCGCCGAGATGCTGCCTTGGGCTAATCTCCCTGCTTCAACCATCAGTTGCGAGAAGCACGACCAACTGGCTACTCAGGCTGCACGCGAGTCAATGGTACTGCTGCATAATAGCGGCATTCTACCCCTCTCAAAAAGCATTAAGACATTGGCCGTACTCGGTCCTAATGCCGATGATGTAGAACTGCTGAACGGTAACTATGGCGGCACACCTACCAAAGAGCACCAGCACTCGCTGCTCGAAGGTATCAAGAACGCTCTGCCTAACACGAAAATCATCTACGACAAGGCTTGTGAGTTGAACGATGAATATACCACCGTACACCATCTGCAGGAGTTCAACGACGGTAAGGGCGTGAAGGTGGAGTTCTGGAACGACAGAAACACCAACTTCGAGAACCCCGTCAAGACTGGTTACTATAAGGAGCTGAATTTCTCTACCTTTGGTGCCTGGGGCTTTGCCGAGGGAATCACCAATGATAACCTCGCCGTACGCATCAGTGGTACCTACAAAGCTACCTTCACGGGCGAGATGAAATACAACCTCTCTACCGATAATGGCTATGTGCTCATCGTCAATGGCGACACCATTGAGACCGCTAAGGGTGGCGGTCGTCGTGGCTTCGGCTTCGGACGTCGCGGCGTAGAGTACAAGTCGTTCAACGTAGAGAAAGGAAAAGATTATAACGTGGTCATCGAATACCGTCGTGGCACAGGCAACTTCGCCATGCTGCGTGGTGATATCTGCGAGCGTAAACTGGCTGACTTCACCGACTTAGCCAAGGAGGTAAGCGTGGCTGACGCTATCATCATCATCGGTGGTATCTCAGCCCGTATGGAGGGTGAAGGTGGCGATAAGCAGGATATCGAACTGCCAAAGGTGCAGCAGATGTTGGTACGCGCCATGCATAAGACCGGCAAGCCTGTCATCTTCGTGAACTGCTCTGGTTCTGCTATCGCCTTCGGTAGCGTAGAGGGTGAATATGATGCGCTGCTGCAGGCTTGGTATCCTGGTCAGGGTGGCGCAAAGGCTTTGGCTGAGGTGCTCCTGGGCGACTATAACCCTGGCGGCAAGCTGCCTGTGACATTCTATCGCTCTACACAGGACCTGCCCGATTTCATGGACTACTCGATGAAGAACCGCACCTATCGCTACTTCACCGGTGTGCCCCAGTATGCCTTCGGTTACGGTTTGAGCTATACCACCTTTGCTATAGGAAAAGCTAAGATTTCTGGAAAGTCTGGAAAATCCGGAAAAGTAGGCAAGCCCCTTTGCACCATCACCGTGCCTGTGACCAACACTGGCAAGCGCGAGGGAACAGAGACCGTACAGGTTTATGTGAAGCGTCTGGATGATGCTGGTGCTCCTATCAAGGCGCTGAAGGGCTTTGAGAAGCTGAGTCTGAAGCCAGGCGAGACCAAGAAAGCCGTTATTGCACTCGATGGCGAGGCCTTTGAATACTATGATGAGATGATTGACGAGCTGGCTGTAAAACCCGGTCGCTACCAGATTCTCTATGGCACATCATCACTTGACAAAGACCTACAGGCGTTCGATTTTACTGTGAAATAA
- a CDS encoding phosphoribosylaminoimidazolecarboxamide formyltransferase, producing the protein MKELALKYGCNPNQKPSRIFMNDGTELPIEVVNGRPGYINLLDALNSWQLVKELKQATGLPSAASFKHVSPAGAAVGLPLSDTLKHVYFVNDIPGLDESPIACAYARARGADRMSSYGDFIALSDTCDKTTALIIKREVSDGVIAPDYTPEALEILKDKRKGTYNVIKIDPAYKPAPVETKQVFGVTFEQGRNEIQLDDPALFENIPTQNKTFSAEARRDLMIALITLKYTQSNSVCYVKDGQAIGIGAGQQSRIHCTRLAGQKADIWWLRQHPKVLALPFKEGIRRADRDNTIDVYISEDEHDDVLRDGAWQQFFSEKPEVLTLAEKKEWIAKNTEVSLGSDAFFPFGDNIERAHKSGVQYIAQAGGSVRDDHVIMACDKYGIAMAFTGVRLFHH; encoded by the coding sequence ATGAAAGAACTAGCCCTGAAGTACGGATGTAATCCGAATCAGAAACCTTCCCGCATTTTTATGAACGATGGCACCGAACTGCCTATCGAAGTTGTTAACGGCCGCCCTGGCTACATCAACCTGTTGGACGCATTGAACTCCTGGCAGTTGGTGAAAGAGTTGAAACAGGCCACTGGTCTGCCCTCTGCAGCCTCATTCAAGCACGTATCACCTGCTGGTGCTGCTGTAGGTCTGCCCCTGAGCGACACGTTGAAGCACGTCTATTTCGTGAATGACATCCCTGGCTTGGACGAGAGCCCTATTGCCTGCGCATATGCCCGTGCTCGCGGTGCTGACCGTATGTCGTCTTATGGTGACTTCATTGCCCTGAGCGACACCTGCGACAAGACTACAGCCCTGATTATCAAGCGCGAGGTAAGTGATGGCGTCATTGCTCCCGACTACACCCCCGAGGCTCTGGAAATCCTGAAGGATAAGCGTAAGGGCACTTACAACGTGATTAAGATTGACCCCGCCTACAAACCCGCTCCCGTAGAGACGAAGCAGGTATTCGGCGTTACCTTCGAACAGGGACGTAACGAGATTCAGTTGGACGATCCCGCTTTGTTCGAGAATATCCCCACACAGAACAAGACCTTCTCTGCTGAGGCACGTCGCGACCTGATGATTGCCCTCATCACTTTGAAATATACACAGTCAAACTCTGTTTGCTACGTAAAGGACGGACAGGCTATCGGTATCGGTGCCGGTCAGCAGAGCCGTATCCACTGTACCCGTCTTGCTGGTCAGAAGGCCGACATCTGGTGGTTGCGCCAGCACCCCAAAGTGCTCGCCTTGCCTTTCAAGGAAGGAATTCGTCGTGCCGACCGCGACAACACCATCGATGTGTATATCTCTGAGGACGAGCATGATGACGTGCTGCGCGATGGTGCTTGGCAGCAGTTCTTCTCTGAGAAGCCCGAGGTGCTCACCCTGGCTGAGAAGAAGGAATGGATTGCCAAGAACACCGAGGTAAGTCTGGGTAGTGATGCATTCTTCCCCTTCGGCGATAATATTGAGCGTGCCCACAAGAGTGGTGTGCAGTATATCGCTCAGGCAGGTGGCTCAGTACGTGATGACCATGTGATTATGGCCTGCGACAAATACGGAATCGCAATGGCCTTCACTGGTGTACGCCTGTTCCATCATTAA
- a CDS encoding RNA polymerase sigma factor codes for MKEISFRTDVLPLKNELFRLALRITLNREDAEDVVQETMMKVWNRREQWQQIESIEAFCMTICRNVALDHQKRMENQNVSLEDEDSVSTHPSNVRTPEEQTMQRDRVERVRGLMNQLPEKQRTCMQLRDVEGKSYKEIAAVMNITEQQVKVNIFRARQTIKQEFLKQEQYGL; via the coding sequence ATGAAAGAAATCAGTTTTCGCACCGACGTGTTGCCGCTGAAGAATGAACTCTTCCGCTTGGCACTTCGCATTACTCTCAACAGAGAAGATGCTGAGGACGTGGTGCAGGAAACAATGATGAAAGTCTGGAATCGCCGCGAACAGTGGCAGCAGATAGAATCGATAGAAGCTTTCTGCATGACGATTTGCCGCAACGTGGCACTGGACCACCAGAAGAGGATGGAAAACCAGAATGTGTCGCTGGAAGACGAAGACAGCGTGAGCACACATCCCTCGAACGTCAGGACGCCTGAAGAGCAGACAATGCAGCGTGACAGAGTGGAACGCGTGAGGGGTCTGATGAACCAACTGCCCGAGAAACAACGCACCTGTATGCAGTTGCGCGATGTAGAGGGAAAGTCGTACAAGGAGATAGCCGCCGTGATGAATATTACAGAGCAGCAAGTGAAAGTAAACATCTTCAGAGCGCGACAAACTATTAAACAAGAATTTTTGAAACAAGAACAATATGGACTATAA
- a CDS encoding pyruvate ferredoxin oxidoreductase — MDYKYIEQLMDRYFEAETTLKEEQILKAFFEQNEEELPENLRAYRELFASFEQDEVLGDDFDERMLQMIEEKPQVKARTISLAERFRPLMRAAAVVAILITLTTALNQSFKDDKVWTDQSDYALKYEPTGDEPAMAYDHGTDSLMSDSLYKQPTGYLE, encoded by the coding sequence ATGGACTATAAGTACATCGAACAGTTAATGGATCGCTATTTCGAGGCCGAGACGACCTTGAAAGAGGAGCAGATTCTGAAGGCATTCTTCGAGCAGAACGAGGAGGAGTTGCCAGAGAACCTGCGTGCCTATCGCGAGCTCTTTGCTTCGTTCGAGCAGGATGAAGTGCTGGGCGATGACTTTGACGAGCGTATGCTACAGATGATAGAGGAGAAGCCTCAGGTGAAGGCTCGCACCATCTCGCTGGCAGAGCGCTTCCGTCCGCTGATGCGTGCAGCAGCTGTGGTGGCTATCCTCATCACATTGACCACTGCGCTGAACCAGTCGTTCAAGGATGATAAGGTATGGACCGATCAGTCGGACTATGCTTTGAAATATGAGCCTACGGGTGATGAGCCAGCTATGGCCTATGATCATGGTACAGACTCGCTGATGAGCGATTCGCTCTATAAGCAGCCCACAGGTTATCTGGAATAG
- a CDS encoding CPBP family intramembrane glutamic endopeptidase yields MKTKTLFSAIAYVVIFLFIQTVIQLAVWLAEAVINQDTSIKLSAIDTIIAMALFTVVTIVLFAWQKWAPLKRDFIKTRPWTIIFWCFIASLGAIIPSAYLQELMPEWPDSIQRSIEQQGKLILQIMNTPGGYAVICLLAPIAEEMVFRGAALRKLLEWQPKHRWLMIFLSALFFALAHMNPAQFIHPLLIGLLLGWMYERTGSIIPGIIYHWANNSAAYLMTRAYQDPGITISQIFGSQQHTLMAVGFSLLIFIPAIYQLNLWMKKH; encoded by the coding sequence ATGAAAACAAAGACATTATTCAGTGCCATCGCTTATGTGGTGATATTCCTCTTTATACAGACGGTAATACAGTTGGCTGTTTGGCTGGCAGAAGCGGTGATAAATCAAGACACATCTATTAAATTAAGCGCTATTGACACGATTATCGCTATGGCGCTGTTTACGGTGGTGACCATTGTGCTGTTTGCCTGGCAGAAATGGGCTCCCTTGAAACGTGATTTTATCAAGACGCGCCCATGGACAATCATCTTCTGGTGTTTCATAGCTTCACTTGGAGCCATCATCCCCTCTGCATATCTACAGGAATTGATGCCTGAATGGCCAGACAGCATTCAGAGGAGTATCGAACAACAAGGCAAGTTGATACTTCAGATTATGAACACCCCTGGCGGTTATGCTGTCATCTGTCTGCTGGCCCCTATAGCCGAAGAGATGGTGTTCCGCGGTGCCGCATTGCGGAAACTGCTGGAGTGGCAGCCTAAGCACCGCTGGCTCATGATATTCCTGTCGGCCCTGTTCTTTGCCTTGGCGCACATGAATCCAGCCCAGTTTATCCACCCATTGCTCATCGGACTGCTCCTTGGCTGGATGTATGAGCGTACAGGCAGCATCATCCCTGGCATCATCTACCATTGGGCCAATAATTCAGCGGCTTACCTGATGACACGTGCCTATCAGGATCCTGGTATCACCATCTCACAGATATTCGGCTCGCAACAACACACGCTGATGGCCGTTGGTTTCTCTCTGCTTATCTTCATACCAGCCATCTATCAGTTAAACCTGTGGATGAAGAAGCATTAA
- a CDS encoding bifunctional riboflavin kinase/FAD synthetase has protein sequence MKTIFFPDQTLNDGTYAATIGFFDGVHQGHQFLMERLKREAAERGMQSMAITFERHPRQIVQGEWKPEFLTDLHEKLKLLKATGIDTVVVLRFNRQMAALSAREFMQLMHDRLGVRMLLTGYDNRFGHDRSEGFEDYQCYGRELGIEVQGGDALVIGQLNVSSSRIRHLLKEGNVEEAALCLGRPYSLSGQVVHGEQIGRTIGFPTANLQPDDDLLIPMDGVYAVMADIGEKTNKRGIMNIGTRPTFDGRNRTLEVNIIDEMGNFYDQVVTVHFIARLRSERQFPSAEALALQIQQDKEQAIKLLNHDY, from the coding sequence ATGAAAACAATATTCTTCCCTGACCAGACGCTCAATGATGGCACGTATGCAGCCACCATTGGCTTCTTTGATGGCGTTCACCAAGGACATCAGTTCTTGATGGAGCGTCTGAAAAGAGAGGCCGCCGAACGCGGTATGCAGTCAATGGCCATCACCTTTGAACGCCATCCGCGACAAATAGTGCAAGGGGAATGGAAACCAGAGTTTCTCACAGATCTTCACGAGAAGTTGAAACTGCTGAAGGCTACGGGCATAGACACAGTCGTAGTACTGCGCTTTAATCGTCAGATGGCAGCCTTGTCGGCACGAGAGTTCATGCAACTGATGCACGACCGCTTAGGTGTCAGAATGCTACTCACAGGCTATGATAATCGCTTTGGACACGATCGTAGTGAAGGTTTTGAGGACTATCAATGCTATGGACGCGAACTCGGCATTGAGGTGCAAGGGGGTGATGCATTGGTCATTGGACAACTGAACGTCAGTTCCTCAAGAATACGTCATTTGCTAAAGGAAGGAAACGTTGAAGAGGCCGCTCTCTGTTTGGGTCGCCCCTATAGTCTTTCTGGACAGGTGGTTCATGGCGAGCAGATAGGGCGCACCATCGGCTTCCCCACCGCCAACCTGCAGCCCGATGACGACTTACTCATTCCCATGGATGGCGTCTATGCCGTTATGGCTGACATCGGAGAGAAAACGAATAAGAGGGGCATTATGAATATTGGCACACGTCCTACTTTCGATGGACGAAACCGCACATTGGAAGTGAATATTATCGATGAAATGGGTAATTTCTATGATCAGGTTGTCACTGTTCATTTCATTGCACGTCTGCGTAGCGAACGCCAATTCCCTTCTGCCGAGGCCTTAGCCCTGCAAATACAACAAGACAAAGAGCAGGCCATCAAGTTACTTAACCATGATTATTAA
- a CDS encoding DMT family transporter: MNYLGELISIGVAFSWTATALLSEFGSKRLGNLTLNVLRMALALLFSMVLFFTVTGSPMPAGASAEAAGWMLLSGLVGYVIGDFCLFQCYIIIGSRYGQLFMTLAPLSAAVMAWITLGQQMTMMSIAAMMMTLLGIGISVLGRGEHHKVSLKLPLNGVLFAIGAAVCQGVGLVLSKIGMDHYETTANMPEWLIPFNANFYRCVAGIIGFTLLMYFRKGMAPLREALHDRKGLIAATATTIFGPFVGVGFSLMAVQYTGAGIASTLMAMTPIIIILPSYWLFHEKITWRAVLGAVISVVGVSLFFLG, from the coding sequence ATGAATTATTTAGGCGAACTAATCTCTATTGGCGTAGCATTTTCATGGACAGCTACGGCACTACTAAGTGAATTTGGCTCTAAACGACTGGGCAATCTCACGCTGAACGTACTAAGAATGGCATTGGCACTGCTCTTTTCCATGGTCTTATTTTTTACGGTAACAGGTTCACCCATGCCTGCAGGTGCCTCGGCAGAGGCTGCTGGCTGGATGTTACTATCGGGACTGGTGGGCTATGTCATAGGAGACTTCTGTCTTTTCCAGTGCTATATCATCATTGGGTCACGCTACGGGCAGCTATTTATGACTTTGGCTCCGCTATCGGCAGCAGTGATGGCATGGATAACACTGGGGCAGCAGATGACGATGATGAGCATCGCTGCCATGATGATGACACTTCTTGGTATCGGCATCTCCGTACTGGGACGTGGTGAGCATCATAAGGTTTCGCTGAAATTGCCCTTGAACGGTGTGCTCTTCGCTATAGGCGCTGCCGTATGTCAGGGCGTGGGCCTAGTGCTCAGCAAGATAGGTATGGATCATTATGAAACCACAGCCAACATGCCAGAGTGGCTGATACCCTTTAATGCGAACTTCTATCGCTGCGTGGCTGGTATCATCGGCTTCACGCTGTTGATGTATTTCCGCAAAGGAATGGCACCTCTACGTGAGGCTTTACACGACAGAAAAGGCCTGATAGCCGCCACCGCAACCACCATATTCGGTCCCTTTGTAGGTGTAGGTTTCTCACTGATGGCTGTACAGTACACAGGCGCAGGCATTGCCTCTACCCTGATGGCGATGACCCCGATTATTATCATCCTGCCGTCTTACTGGCTTTTCCATGAGAAGATTACATGGCGCGCTGTGCTGGGTGCAGTCATCTCTGTTGTAGGTGTCAGCCTGTTCTTTCTAGGATAA